A single region of the Sorghum bicolor cultivar BTx623 chromosome 7, Sorghum_bicolor_NCBIv3, whole genome shotgun sequence genome encodes:
- the LOC8064038 gene encoding serine/threonine-protein kinase UCN, translating into MDIDLDRARALRVVGRGAMGTVFLVAEDGPSALRPSRYALKVFDKRSGSSKPDADRRARWEINVLSRLAHPHLPSLLGFTETDDLLAWAVPYCSGGDLNELRYSLPDRVFSPAAIRFYIAEIVSAVAELHAAGVVYRDLKPENVLLRADGHVTLTDFDLSRLLQPSRSADSSSSPPPASSRGHHHNHRRSRVPARSDSMLGQAKSYSKPPHQPWSATASPRQQLQSLVRYIMGSGGDGAGVGRKSKSARVSPVSRKPASFGGCGSGASTTAAGWGKSYSFVGTEEYVAPEMVRGEGHGFAVDWWAVGVLVYEMAFGKTPFKGQNRKETFRNVVQREVEFPGDSLRRTPELADLISGLLERDPRRRLGYAGGADEIRAHPFFAGVAWDMLTEVSRPPYIPPPADEDLAEGEGFDVRGHFKDLHQPPPTKSASESSSSSEFSTEF; encoded by the coding sequence ATGGACATCGACCTCGACCGGGCGCGTgcgctgcgcgtcgtcgggcgcggcgCCATGGGCACCGTGTTCCTCGTCGCGGAGGATGGGCCCTCGGCCTTGCGCCCCAGCCGGTACGCCCTCAAGGTCTTCGACAAGCGCTCCGGCAGCAGCAAGCCCGACGCCGACCGCCGCGCGCGGTGGGAGATCAACGTGCTGTCCCGCCTCGCGCACCCGCACCTCCCCTCCCTCCTCGGCTTCACCGAGACGGACGACCTCCTCGCCTGGGCCGTCCCGTACTGCTCCGGCGGCGACCTCAACGAGCTCCGCTACTCGCTCCCCGACCGCGTCTTCTCCCCCGCCGCCATCCGCTTCTACATTGCCGAGATCGTCTCCGCGGTCGCCGAGCTCCACGCCGCCGGCGTCGTGTACCGCGACCTCAAGCCCGAGAACGTGCTCCTCCGCGCCGACGGACACGTCACGCTCACCGACTTCGACCTGTCCCGCCTCCTCCAACCCAGCAGGTCCGCGgactcgtcgtcgtcgccgccgccagcgTCGTCCCGCGGCCACCACCACAACCACCGCCGGTCGCGCGTCCCCGCGCGGAGCGACTCGATGCTCGGCCAGGCCAAGTCGTACTCCAAGCCCCCTCATCAGCCGTGGTCCGCGACGGCGTCGCCGCGGCAGCAGCTGCAGAGCCTGGTCCGGTACATCATGGGGAGCGGCGGCGATGGAGCCGGGGTGGGAAGGAAGAGCAAGTCGGCGCGGGTGTCGCCCGTGAGCCGGAAGCCCGCGAGCTTCGGTGGCTGCGGCTCCGGCGcgtccaccaccgccgccgggtGGGGCAAGTCCTACTCCTTCGTGGGCACGGAGGAGTACGTGGCGCCGGAGATGGTGCGCGGCGAGGGCCACGGCTTCGCCGTCGACTGGTGGGCCGTCGGCGTGCTGGTCTACGAGATGGCGTTCGGCAAAACGCCGTTCAAGGGCCAGAACCGCAAGGAGACGTTCCGGAACGTGGTGCAGAGGGAGGTCGAGTTCCCGGGGGACAGCCTGCGACGGACGCCGGAGCTCGCGGACCTCATCTCGGGCCTGCTGGAGCGGGACCCGAGGAGGAGGCTCGGGTACGCCGGCGGCGCTGACGAGATCCGTGCGCACCCGTTCTTCGCCGGCGTGGCGTGGGACATGCTCACGGAGGTGTCCCGGCCGCCCTACATCCCGCCGCCAGCCGACGAGGACCTCGCGGAAGGCGAGGGGTTCGACGTGAGGGGCCATTTCAAGGACCTTCACCAGCCACCGCCGACGAAGTCCGCGTCGGAGTCGTCCTCCTCGTCGGAGTTCTCGACGGAGTTCTAG